In Pseudonocardia sp. DSM 110487, the sequence CGGCCTCACCGGCAACCTCGACGTGTTCGACGTTGCCAGCGCCCTCTCGACGGCACCGAGCCTCGCGGGCGGCATCCTGCCGACCGTCGGCCCGGGTGCCGACCTGCTGCCGGTGGTCGGCGACCTGACCGCTCTGCCGGTTGCGGGCGGAGGTCTGACCGCGCTGCCGGGTGCCGACGTGCTGCCGCTGGTCGGCGACCTGACGACGCTGTCGGCCCTCGGGTCGCTGTCGGGCGCCGAGCTGCCTGCGGTCGGCAACCTGGACCTTTCCGCGGTCGAGGGCACCGTCGGCAGCCTGACCGGGGCCCTGGGGGGCCTGGACCTGAACGCCCTGCAGGACCTGGACCTGGACGAGCTCCCGGTCGACCTGCGGGGCGTCCAGCTGGGCGACCTCTCCGCGGCGCTGGACAACCTGGACGTCGACCTCGACGACCTGCCGTCGGTCCTGCAGGACCTCGACCTGGACAACCTGCCGTCGGTCCTGCAGAACGTCGAGCTCGGCCAGCTTCCCGCCGTCGTGGACGGGCTCGAGCTGGGCCAGGTCACCACGCTCCTCTCGAGCGTTGACCAGCTCCCGGTCGATCTGCAGGACCTGGACCTCGGCGAGCTGCGCAGCGTGCTCGGTGGCCTCGACCTGGACGGCCTCGACCTGGACAACCTGGACCTCGGCGAGCTGCGCACCGTGCTCTCCGACATCAACCTGCAGAGCCTGGACGTCGACGAGCTGCAGACCGTTCTGGACGACCTCGACATCGACGGCCTCACCGGCGACGTCACGGCCACCCTCACCACGGTGCTGAACGGCGGTGGGCTGCGTTCCGGCCTGCCGCTCGACCTCGGCGGCCTGGGCGGCGACGAGCGCGGCCTGCTGACCGGCCTGCTCGGCAGCAGCGACGTCGACGACAACGTGCGCGGCGGTCTGCTGTCCGGCCTGCTGGGCGGCGGTTCGGCGAATGTCGACGCCGACGCCGACGACGAGGACCGGGAGGTCCGCGGCGGCCTGCTGACCGGCCTGCTGGGCGGCGGTTCGGCGAACGTCGACGCCGACGACGACGAGGATGCCGACGAGGACCAGGACCGTCGCGGCGGTGGTCTGTTGTCCGGCCTCCTGGGTGGCGGTGCCACGCAGAACGTCGACGCGGACGACTCGGACGACGACGAGGACGCCGACGAGGACCAGGACCGTCGCGGCGGTGGCCTGCTGTCCGGGCTCCTGGGTGGGGGCGGCTCCACGCAGAACGCGGACGCGGACGACTCCGACGACGACGAGGGCGAGGGCGACTCCGAGGAGGCTTCGTCCGACGACCGTCGCGGTGGTGGCCTGCTGTCCGGGCTGCTCGGTGGCGGTGGCTCCACAGAGAAGGCCGACGCCGACGAGGACGCCGACGAGGCGGACTCCGAGGAGGCCGACTCCGAGGAGGCCAGCGCCGACGACTCCGACGAGGATTCCGGCTCCGACGAGGACTCCGGCTCCGACGAGGACTCCGGGTCCTCGAAGAGCGACAAGTCGGACGACGACGGCGAATCGGGCAGCGGCGGCGGCGACCGCTTCTCGGCCAAGGACCTGGTCTCCAGCCTGCTCTGACACCGGGAGCGATCCCGAGTACGGATCGGCGGCAGCCCTCCATCGACGTGGGGCGGCCGCCGACCCGTTTGATCGAACATGCTCGCTACGTGGTCTCTAAGCTCCGATCGTGCCGATGCAGCCCGTTCCGCCCGCCCAGCTCACGGTCGCCGCGCGGGCCGCGGTGCCGCCGTTCCACGTCATGGACGTCTGGGCGGCGGCCGCCGAGCGCCAGCGCGCCCACGGCGATCTCGTCAACCTGTCCGCCGGCCAGCCGTCCACCCCTGCTCCGGCCGCCGTGCGGGCCGCCGCGGCGGCGGCCCTCGACGGCGACGTGCTCGGCTACACGGTCGCGCTCGGCATCCCGGAGCTGCGCGAGGCGATCGCCGCGCACTACGCGCGGACGTACGCGCTCGACGTGCCGCCCGAGCAGGTCGTGCTGACGACGGGCTCGTCGGGCGGGTTCCTGCTCGCGTTCCTCGCGGCGTTCGACGTGGGCGACCGCGTGGCCCTCGCCCGTCCCGGCTACCCCTGCTACCGCAACATCCTCACCACGCTCGGCTGCGAGGTCGTCGACCTCCCGTGCGGGCCGCAGACCCGCTACCAGCCCACCGTCGCCATGCTGGAAGCGCTGGACGAGCCCGTGCGGGGTCTCGTCGTCGCAAGCCCGGCCAACCCGACCGGCACCGTCCTCGACGCTGCGGAGCTGGCGGCGCTCGCGGAGTACTGCGAGCAGACCGGCGTGCAGCTGATCAGCGACGAGATCTACCACGGCATCTCCTACCCCGGCGCCCCCGCCACGTCGTCGGCATGGGCGACGTCGCGCGAGGCGATCGTCGTCAACTCGTTCTCGAAGTACTTCTCGATGACCGGGTGGCGGCTGGGCTGGCTGCTCCTGCCGCCGCGGCTCCTGCGCGCCGCCGACTGCCTCACCGGCAACTTCACGATCTGCCCGCCAGCGCTCGCGCAGAGGGCGGCCCTCGGCGCCTTCGAGGAGTCGAGCTACGCGGAGGCCGGCGGGCACGTCGCCCGGTACTCCGCGAACCGCGCGCTCCTGCTCGACGGCCTCGCCGGACTGGGCATCACCCGCCTCGCGCCGGCCGACGGCGCCTTCTACGTCTACGCCGACGTCTCGCACCTGACGCTGGACTCGATGGCGTTCACCCACCGGTTGCTCGCCGAGACGGGGGTGGCCGTTGCCCCCGGCGTCGACTTCGACCCGGTGGACGGCGGGCGCTTCATCCGGCTGTCCTTCGCAGGCGCCACGGAGGACATCACGGAGACCCTGGAGCGGCTGGCAGGTTGGCTGCCGAAGGGCTGACGCAGGCCGGCCAGAAGGCCAGGAAAGCCACATTGCTGTCCTCCACGTTCATGACCGTGGCTTTCCTGAACCCGGAGGCGCCATACGCTGCGTGACATGGCTTCACCCGATCTTGCCGTCGAGCCCCGGATCGCCGCCTGGGACCGGCGGGTCGACTGGTGGCTCACCGGGCTCGCGGGCCTCTTCCTCGCCGCATACGCGTGGCAGGTGCTCGACACCTCGCTCACGCCCGCCGGCCGGAATGCGCTGGAGGTCGTGCTCACCGGCACATGGGTGCTGTTCGCCCTCGACTATCTGGTGCGGATCGCGCTGGCCCACCGCCGCTGGCACTTCGTGCGCACCCACCTGCTGGACCTGGTGATCCTGGCGTTGCCGATGTTCCGCCAGCTGCGGGTGCTGCGGCTGATCACCGTGGTCAGCGTGCTCAACCGGCAGCTGCGCGACGACGCCCGCGGCCGCGTGGTGTTCTACGTCGCGGGCACGGTCGCGCTCGTCGGGTTCGTCGCGTCGATCGCGGTGCTCGACGCCGAGCGGTACGCACCCGATGCGTCGATCACCACGTTCGGCGATGCGGTGTGGTGGACGATGACGACGATCTCCACAGTCGGCTACGGCGACCGCTACCCGGTGACGCCCGAGGGGCGGCTCGTGGCGGTGTCGCTGATGGTGGCGGGCATCGCGTTGCTGGGCGTGGTGACGGCCTCGATCGCCTCGTGGTTCGTCGAGAACCTGCGCCGCAGCCGTGCCGCGGTCGAGCGCGAGCTGGACGAGGTGTCGGCCGACGTGATCCGCGCCGAGGAGCAGCTCGCGGCCGTGCTTGCCGAACTGCGGGCGATCAACGCCCGGCTGGACGAGCTCGAGCGGAGCAGCCGCCCGTCCTGAGGAGGGCGTCAGAGCCGGCCGGGGCGCACCGGAGAGCGGTGGCCGTCGGCGCGGCCTGCCGAGCCGTCGACCGGCCCGATGCGGCGCAGGGCGGTGGTGATGTCGGCGTCGGTGAGGTCGGCGTGGGTCATCAGCCGCACCTGGCCCGCCATCGGCACGGCGCGCACTCCCGCCGTCTCGAACTGCTGGAGCGTGCCGGTGAGGTCGCCGACCGCGACGAGGACGATGTTCGTCTGCGGCACGCTCACCTGCCAGCCGCGCTCGCGCAGCCCCGCGGCGAGGGTGCGCGCGCGGTCGTGATCCTCGCCGAGACGGTCGATGCGGTCCAGTGCGACGAGCCCGGCCGCGGCGAGCACGCCACCCTGCCGTACGCCGCCGCCAAGCATCTTGCGCAGCCGGCGGGCGTTCGCGACGAACTCGGCGGAGCCGGCGACGACCGAACCGACCGGTGCGCCGAGGCCCTTGCTGAGGCAGACCTGCACGGTGTCGGCCCCGACGGTCAAGGCCGCCGGCGGCACGCCGAGCGCCACCGCGGCGTGCCAGAGCCGGGCACCGTCCAGGTGCACCTTGAGCTTCGCCGCCCTGGCCGCGGCGACGACGGCCGCATGCTCGTCGGGGGCGGTGATTGTGCCTCCTGCGGCGTTGTGGGTGTTCTCCAGGCAGAGCAGCGTGGTGCGCAGCGCGTGGTACGGCCCGTCGCCCCCCGCGGCGGCCCGGCGCACGGCGGACGGGGAGACCTTGCCCGGTCCGGCGTCGTGCTCGAGGGGACGGGGCATCCCGCCCGCGAGCCATGCCGCAGTGCCGAGCTCGTTGTCCAGAACGTGCGCGCCCGCCGGAGCGAGGAACGAGTCGCCGCGGTCGAGGTGGTGCATGAGCGCGATGAGGTTGCCCATCGAGCCGCTGGGAGTCCAGAGCGCGTCGGCGGCCCCTAGCATCCCGGCCACCCGGATCTCCAGCTCGCGCATCGTGGGGTCGCGGTCGAGGACGTCGTCACCCACCTCGGCCGCGGCCATGGCCGCCCGCATCTGTTTGGTGGGCTTCGTGATGGTGTCCGAGCGGAGGTCGACCGGGCCGTCGTGGGCCGACGATCGTCGGGCTCGAGAGGTGGGTCGCACGGCCCTCGATTCAACCAGGAGGAGACGGTCCGGCGGCGGGAGGGTCACGGAACGGTCACAGTGTTGGGCCATTCGGGGGAAGCTGGGGAGTTCGGCCAACCACGGACGAGGATGCTCGCGTCCCTTGCACGACGGACCGGCAGGAAGGGGGCAAGGCCGGGTGGACGACGCCAGCGAGCGGGAGTTCGCCGAGTACTTCCGCGCGCGCCGCGAGGCCGTGCGCCGCACCGCCTTCCTGCTGTGCGGTGACTGGCACCGCGCCGACGACCACGCCCAGGCCGCGTTCGTCGCGCTGCACCGCCACTGGCGCCGCATCCGGGACCGAGACGCCCTCGACGCGTGGGTGCGCCGCACGCTCGTGCGCTCCGTCGTCGACGAGTCACGGCGGCCGTGGCGCCGGGAACGCGCGACGGCGGAACCGCCGCCCGAGACCGTCGGCGTGCCGTCGGCGTCGGAGGCGGTGACCACGCGGCACGTGCTCGTCGACGGGCTGCGGGCCGTGCCGCCGCGCCAGCGCGCCGTGCTCGTCCTGCGGTACCTGGACGGGCTGGACGTCGCGGGCACGGCCGCGGCGCTGGGCTGCAGCGAAGGCACCGTGAAGAGCCAGACCGCGCACGGGCTGACCGCGCTGCGCGCCGTGCTCGGCGACGCGCTCGACGACCTGCGACCAGCCGGATGAGGAGGTGGGGGACATGACGGACGACGAGAGGCTCGGGGCGCTGTTCAACGCCGCCGCCTCCGACTCGGCCGCGCCGCCGCCCGGGTTCGACCACGAGGTGGTCGTGCGGGCATCGCGGCGGATCACCGCCCGCCGCCGGGCGGCGTTCACCGTCGGAGGGCTCGCGCTGTTCGCTGTCGTCGGCATCGGCGGGGCCGTTGTGCTGCCCGGGGGCGGAGGAGACGAGGCGACGGTCGCCGCGCCGATGCTCGCGCAGGAGGCCCCGCCCGCGGATTCGCGAGCACAGCGGCAGGCGCCCCCGCCCGCGGCCGCGGAGGGTGCACCGGGCGCGGCGCCGGATCTCGCCCCAGGGGCGGCAGCCGTCGGGGGGCCGCCGCCCCTCGGGCCGGGCACCACCGAGTGCGCTGATCGGCAGGACCCGGCGGTGCGCGGGCTGGTGGAGGAGTTCCTCCCCGAGGTGATCGGTGCGCCGGAGGCCGCGATCACGATGGAGTGCCGGCCCCGTGGCGAGCGGGGCGTCAACCTCGAGGTACGGGACGGAGCCGCGGCAGGCCTGCTGACCGTGCAGTACCTGCCGCCCGGCACCGCGGCCCGAGTCCCAGAGGGCGGGGTATCGGCTCCGACGGCATCCGGTGGCACCGTCGTCGTCGCCACCCGCGGGGACGGCCCGGACGCACCGGCCCCGTTCGCGGACCGCCTCGACACCCTGGTCGCCCAGCTCGCACCCCGTCTCTGACCCACCGGGAGGATGGGAACGTGGGTACGACCAAGGGTGAGCGGCGGCGGCAGGAGCTGGTGACGGCCGCTGCCGCCCTGCTGCGCTCGGGCGGGTTCGACGCCGTGCGCCACCGGGCCGTCGCCGAGCGGGCCGGGCTGCCGCTGGCGTCCACCACCTACTACTTCTCCTCGCTGGAGGAACTGGTCACCGCGGCCGTCGAGCGCACGAGCCTCGACGAGCTCGCCGAGGTCCGCGAGCAGCTCGACGCATTGCCCGACGGCGAGCTCGGCACGGACGAGCTGGTGGAGCTGATCCTCGACCACCTGATCGGCCGGGAGTCGCGTGAGCGCGGCCTCGAAGCGGCGCTGCTCCGGTTCGAGCGGCTGGTCGGCGCCGGCCGGCGGCCGTACCTGGCCCCGTTGATGCGCAGGATGCGCACCGAGTTCGAGTCGCTGCTCGCCCAGATCCTCGCCCGCTCCGGCCGATCGCTCGACCCGATGGCCGTCCGCGACCTCGTCGCGCTAGTGGACGGGGCTCTGGTGAGCGCGCTCATAGAGGCCGACCCCGACCCCCGCGCGGTGGGCCGCGAACTCCTCCTCCGCACCCTCTGAGCGGGGGAGTGGAACGACCCCGCCCGCGAGTCGCGTTTTGAGTGCACGCGAGTCGCGGTGTGAGTGTGTCTGAGTCGGGCCGTAAGCTGCCGGAACGTGATTCCCAACGTGCTGGCCGCCCGCTACGCGAGCCCGGAGCTGGTCCGGATCTGGTCACCCGAGTACAAGATCGTTCTGGAGCGGCGGCTCTGGCTCGCGGTGCTCGAGGCCCAGCGCGCGCTCGGCGTGGACGTCCCGGACGGGGTGCTCGAGGACTACGAGCGGGTCGTCGACCACGTGGACCTGGAGTCGATCGCCGCACGGGAGCGGGTCACCCGCCACGACGTCAAGGCGCGGATCGAGGAGTTCAACGCGCTCGCCGGCCACGAGCACGTGCACAAGGGCCTCACAAGCCGGGACCTCACCGAGAACGTCGAGCAGCTGCAGGTGCGGCTCTCGCTGGAGCACGTCCGCGACCGCACCGTCGCGGTCCTCGCCCGGCTGGCCCGCCGCGCGGGCGAGTACGCCGAGCTGGTGATGGCCGGGCGATCGCACAACGTCGCGGCCCAGGCCACCACGCTGGGGAAGCGGTTCGCCTCTGCCGCGGACGAGCTGCTCGTGGCGTACGCGCGTCTGGAGGACCTGCGGGCCCGCTACCCGTTGCGCGGGATCAAGGGCCCGGTCGGCACCGCGCAGGACATGCTCGACCTCCTCGGCGGCGCCGACACGCTCGCGGAGCTGGAGCGGCGGGTGGCCGAGCACCTCGGGTTCTCGGCGGTGCTGACGAGCGTCGGGCAGGTCTACCCACGCTCGCTCGACTTCGACGTGGTGAGCGCGCTCGTCCAGCTGGCCGCGGCGCCGTCGTCGCTGGCCACCACGATCCGGCTGATGGCGGGCGCGGAGCTCGCCACGGAGGGCTTCCAGCCGGGTCAGGTCGGGTCGTCGGCGATGCCGCACAAGATGAACTCCCGCTCGGCGGAGCGGATCAACGGCATGCTCGTGCTGCTGCGCGGATACGCGGGGATGGCCTCCGAGCTCGCGGGCGCGCAGTGGAACGAGGGCGACGTCTCCGACTCCGTGGTGCGCCGGGTGGCGCTGCCCGACGCGTTCTTCGCCCTCGACGGCCTCTTCGAGACCACCCTGACCGTCCTCGACGAGTTCGGCGCCTACCCGGCCGTCGTCGCGCGCGAGCTGGACCGGTACCTGCCCTTCCTCGCCACCACGGCGGTGCTGATGGCAGCGGTCCGGGCCGGGGTCGGTCGGGAGACCGCCCACGAGGTGATCAAGCAGCACGCCGTGGGCGTCGCACTCGCGATGCGGGAGAAAGGTCAGCCGGACAACGACCTCGTCGCGCGGCTGGCGGGCGACGAGCGGCTCGGGCTGCCGGCAGGTGCGCTCGACGGCCTGCTCGCCGACCCGTTGCGGTTCACCGGCGCCGCCACCGCGCAAGTGGCCACCGTCATCGAGCGCGTGCGGGACGTCGTCGACGCCCACACCGATGCCGCCGCCTACACCCCCGGAGCGATCCTGTGAAGCTGCTGCACTCGGGCAAGGTCCGCGACCTCTACCTCGACGGCGACGACCTGATCATGGTCGCGTCCGATCGCGTGTCGATCTACGACGTGGTGCTGCCGACCGCCATCCCGGACAAGGGCGTCGTGCTCACGCAGCTGTCGCTGTGGTGGTTCGACCGGCTGGCCGACATCGTGCCGCACCACGTGATCTCCGGGGCTGACGTCCCGGCCGAGTTCGCCGGGCGTGCGGTGCGGTGCCGGCGCCTCGAGATGCTGCCCGTCGAGTGCATCGCCCGCGGCTACCTCGCGGGGCTCGGGCTGGAGGAGTACCGCAAGCAGGGCACGGTGTCCGGCGTCGCGCTCCCCGACGGGCTCGTGGAGGGCTCGAAGCTGCCGGAGCCGATCTTCACGCCCACCACGAAGGCCGCGGTCGGGCAGCACGACGAGTTCATGACGTTCGACGATGTCGCCGGCGTCGTGGGCGCGGATACCGCCGCCCGGCTGCGTGAGCTGACCCTTGCCGTCTACACCCGCGGCGCGGAGACCGCCGCGGCCAGCGGGATCATCGTGGCCGACACCAAGCTCGAGTTCGGCGTCGGCGCGGACGGCGAGATCGTGCTCGCCGACGAGGTGCTCACGCCCGACTCGTCGCGGTTCTGGCCTGCCGATGAGTGGGAGCCGGGCCGCCCGCAGTTCGCGTTCGACAAGCAGTTCCTGCGCGAGTGGTCGCAGGGCCTGGACTGGGACCGCACCCCGCCCGGCCCCGAGATCCCCGCCGACGTCGTGGCCGCCACCCGGGCCCGGTACGTGGAGGCCTACGAGCGGATCACCGGTCGCGACTGGTGATGGGCAACCACTCACCATCCACCCCTCACGGCCTGGTCAACCGCTGTTCATACCCGCATGCGTCCATAGCGGTGTGGCCGAATCCCACCTGGTCGTCTCCCTCTCGGGCCTGACCCACGACGTCCCCGAGGCGCTCGACCGAGCTGTCGCGTTCACCGCTGAGCTCCGGGCGCGCGGCGTCCCGGTCTCGCAGCTCTTCCGCCCGGCAGGCGTCCCGGCCGGCTCCGCGCTCGCGCAGTGGATCCGCGAGCGCCGGGCTGCGGGCGACGCGCTCGTGCTCCACGGCTACGACCACACGACCGACCCGATGCCGCAGCCGCGGGTGGGCAGGCGTGCCGAGTTCGCCGCGCTCCCGCGGCACGAGGCCGGCCTGCGGCTGACGGCGGCGCGCAGGGCACTCACGGTGCTGGAGCTGCGGACGGACCTGTTCGTCCCGCCCCGCTGGCTCGCCTCACCCGGCACCGTCGACGCGCTGCGCGACCAGGGCTTCGCCGTGCTCGCCGACGAGCACGGCGTGCGCTTCCTCCGCGAGCCGGGAGCGCCGCTG encodes:
- a CDS encoding aminotransferase class I/II-fold pyridoxal phosphate-dependent enzyme; its protein translation is MQPVPPAQLTVAARAAVPPFHVMDVWAAAAERQRAHGDLVNLSAGQPSTPAPAAVRAAAAAALDGDVLGYTVALGIPELREAIAAHYARTYALDVPPEQVVLTTGSSGGFLLAFLAAFDVGDRVALARPGYPCYRNILTTLGCEVVDLPCGPQTRYQPTVAMLEALDEPVRGLVVASPANPTGTVLDAAELAALAEYCEQTGVQLISDEIYHGISYPGAPATSSAWATSREAIVVNSFSKYFSMTGWRLGWLLLPPRLLRAADCLTGNFTICPPALAQRAALGAFEESSYAEAGGHVARYSANRALLLDGLAGLGITRLAPADGAFYVYADVSHLTLDSMAFTHRLLAETGVAVAPGVDFDPVDGGRFIRLSFAGATEDITETLERLAGWLPKG
- a CDS encoding potassium channel family protein, which codes for MASPDLAVEPRIAAWDRRVDWWLTGLAGLFLAAYAWQVLDTSLTPAGRNALEVVLTGTWVLFALDYLVRIALAHRRWHFVRTHLLDLVILALPMFRQLRVLRLITVVSVLNRQLRDDARGRVVFYVAGTVALVGFVASIAVLDAERYAPDASITTFGDAVWWTMTTISTVGYGDRYPVTPEGRLVAVSLMVAGIALLGVVTASIASWFVENLRRSRAAVERELDEVSADVIRAEEQLAAVLAELRAINARLDELERSSRPS
- a CDS encoding low specificity L-threonine aldolase, which produces MRAAMAAAEVGDDVLDRDPTMRELEIRVAGMLGAADALWTPSGSMGNLIALMHHLDRGDSFLAPAGAHVLDNELGTAAWLAGGMPRPLEHDAGPGKVSPSAVRRAAAGGDGPYHALRTTLLCLENTHNAAGGTITAPDEHAAVVAAARAAKLKVHLDGARLWHAAVALGVPPAALTVGADTVQVCLSKGLGAPVGSVVAGSAEFVANARRLRKMLGGGVRQGGVLAAAGLVALDRIDRLGEDHDRARTLAAGLRERGWQVSVPQTNIVLVAVGDLTGTLQQFETAGVRAVPMAGQVRLMTHADLTDADITTALRRIGPVDGSAGRADGHRSPVRPGRL
- a CDS encoding SigE family RNA polymerase sigma factor; this encodes MDDASEREFAEYFRARREAVRRTAFLLCGDWHRADDHAQAAFVALHRHWRRIRDRDALDAWVRRTLVRSVVDESRRPWRRERATAEPPPETVGVPSASEAVTTRHVLVDGLRAVPPRQRAVLVLRYLDGLDVAGTAAALGCSEGTVKSQTAHGLTALRAVLGDALDDLRPAG
- a CDS encoding TetR/AcrR family transcriptional regulator codes for the protein MGTTKGERRRQELVTAAAALLRSGGFDAVRHRAVAERAGLPLASTTYYFSSLEELVTAAVERTSLDELAEVREQLDALPDGELGTDELVELILDHLIGRESRERGLEAALLRFERLVGAGRRPYLAPLMRRMRTEFESLLAQILARSGRSLDPMAVRDLVALVDGALVSALIEADPDPRAVGRELLLRTL
- the purB gene encoding adenylosuccinate lyase, producing the protein MIPNVLAARYASPELVRIWSPEYKIVLERRLWLAVLEAQRALGVDVPDGVLEDYERVVDHVDLESIAARERVTRHDVKARIEEFNALAGHEHVHKGLTSRDLTENVEQLQVRLSLEHVRDRTVAVLARLARRAGEYAELVMAGRSHNVAAQATTLGKRFASAADELLVAYARLEDLRARYPLRGIKGPVGTAQDMLDLLGGADTLAELERRVAEHLGFSAVLTSVGQVYPRSLDFDVVSALVQLAAAPSSLATTIRLMAGAELATEGFQPGQVGSSAMPHKMNSRSAERINGMLVLLRGYAGMASELAGAQWNEGDVSDSVVRRVALPDAFFALDGLFETTLTVLDEFGAYPAVVARELDRYLPFLATTAVLMAAVRAGVGRETAHEVIKQHAVGVALAMREKGQPDNDLVARLAGDERLGLPAGALDGLLADPLRFTGAATAQVATVIERVRDVVDAHTDAAAYTPGAIL
- a CDS encoding phosphoribosylaminoimidazolesuccinocarboxamide synthase: MKLLHSGKVRDLYLDGDDLIMVASDRVSIYDVVLPTAIPDKGVVLTQLSLWWFDRLADIVPHHVISGADVPAEFAGRAVRCRRLEMLPVECIARGYLAGLGLEEYRKQGTVSGVALPDGLVEGSKLPEPIFTPTTKAAVGQHDEFMTFDDVAGVVGADTAARLRELTLAVYTRGAETAAASGIIVADTKLEFGVGADGEIVLADEVLTPDSSRFWPADEWEPGRPQFAFDKQFLREWSQGLDWDRTPPGPEIPADVVAATRARYVEAYERITGRDW
- a CDS encoding DUF2334 domain-containing protein is translated as MAESHLVVSLSGLTHDVPEALDRAVAFTAELRARGVPVSQLFRPAGVPAGSALAQWIRERRAAGDALVLHGYDHTTDPMPQPRVGRRAEFAALPRHEAGLRLTAARRALTVLELRTDLFVPPRWLASPGTVDALRDQGFAVLADEHGVRFLREPGAPLLRSRVLGFRVSGERHPVADDRRAAEAWRCRVLAAEVTRTVRRGGLVRINVRAKDLKRSPRRAAVLAAVDAALELGATPATYHPTAVASAA